Below is a genomic region from Miscanthus floridulus cultivar M001 chromosome 1, ASM1932011v1, whole genome shotgun sequence.
ggccgtcggccgcttgccagcagccctggccgttgcctcctccccaaccccgagtactgCCTAGTCGATGTCTTcagtcctggcactggtctgggcggttgggccagcaacttgcggccaatccacaccaggaggtggagacatgaacactgctgcctggtcacgaccattactctgggaaatgTAAAGGAGACAACGCAGTcaaattttgttacaacataactctacaggtacaaggaagtatcatttacctttgggggaggtcaggccagcttgaaggcgtgcacgatgtcgcttaacctgacataatggggatcagctaagttgaatagctccccaatcctagccttgactttgatcttgtcaaacgcctctttcctggtcctcgttggatctgcgctcccctggtattcgTATCCAAGAtgcaccctcttctggcagggctggatccttcggctgatgaagttctcgaCAACGCTTAGACCATCCAgttttccccatgggatcatcccgagcagttctgcgatctgctccaagtgctcgggcttctccgaccagctattcttcttctctggaatcaaccccatgtcgcacagggtgatcgtgttcggctcttcacggatgtagaaccacttcttgtaccattcgtccagtgaggtgttccaggggtagtgcaagtactaggccttTATACCGTCAtgtagattgaggtatacgccttcggctatcttcgagccaccgctctctttcttccgtagatagaacagatggcgaaagaggttgaaatggggctggaagccaccataggcttcgcaaaagatggatgaaggtggagacaagaagaatcgagttaggatgtagattgcaaatcccaatctcgtaatacaagtagagcccctgaagaaaagggtgcactggaaccccaaaaccccgcttgaagaaattttcaaaaaccacaatctcacctggttgtggatcggggaagcctTCTCCTTCCGACGcatgccatcccgcgagtgccttgttgtggagcactcccatggcgacgaggtcttcgatggtctattcattgctccttgacttccaccactccttcaccatgactccgcctttcttctaggcgtctctcttcgccattaatctaccCTTGCTAAAGAgggggatgcggtggaggggggattggtgatgatttttggaggaatagggttcgacaagaggaagaagaaggttgcggcggtgaatgacaatggggatcggtaaaaagtaacttaccagttctatattataaataaccaagagcttcgtcgtttcgtccgctcgagattcttgggagacatgcgcacgtgccgtagacggttgttttcacaacctcgagatctacgccaataaacgcaccCCTTCGTTAACtatgtacgcgcctcttcgttgataatgtgagaggacccacactgacgcacctccatacaggtgccaagcgactgtttgccagaaagagtaagaagacagagtgacgtgttatatccatctgcttttttgaccagacgtgtcagattggacttgacagagtaaggagataaataaatacaccaaataataatacaagcggcgttcgttttttTGCTGCTTgtattgtgctcggggactgcccagaccactgctgtgctcggggactgcccagaccactaccgtactcggggactgctccgaccattgttgtgctcggggactgctccggctactaatgtgctcggggactgtcccaaccactgctcggagatcgctttcctcggctacatgtgatttgtactcacatacagttgagagacattttttagaccctggcaccacgtgcctgtgtcacctactaccaggctcggggactaagtgggcacacttcaccttgcggtgaacgtgtttatttaatcgaccctcatgctttgactgattgtaaggattactatcgtgcttgggggctatcccgaccactgcttgaagaTTGTttttctcggctacatgtgatttgtactcacatacagttgagagacatttatttagaccttactacaaggctcatacttcgccttctagcaagcccggggactacatcggtacgttgcacctaccggtgcatcttgtattgcCTGTATGACAATTGGGTCCTCAACTTAACtgtgaattctttttagaccctggcaccacgtgcctacatcacctactgctaggctcggggactaagtgggcacacttcaccttgcagcgaatgtgtttgcttttcgaccactacacctctgatgatcaaggatgctacgcttcaagattcacttacatttcttttcagaaatacaagtgggcacacttcacaggatggaaatctttttcttttttcttaggagcaccatacattcttcggacaacctacttttCCGGCGACAATGGTTgttagagatgtcaaggactcaagccttacttgtcggagaaagTAAAAATgtcgtgtcgcagcataatacatggtgctcggggactagctgtgggggtattaacccctatacccttacggctaggcttggaccggcccggatcagtgggtctggtccaccaaaagacgacgcgcggcccgaccaacctgatcggagtcccgcgtaagaagtcaaggcagatttggcgaccaagcaagatcttggtcggttaaaataggaatccttatccggccacatatagcaattgtaactggttaggattagttttcaggtctataaccctacccccggactatataaggcgggcaggggacctctctaaaaaaacatctctcattgacatacaacaatacaaatcagacgcaggacgcaggtattacgccttcttggcggccgaacctggataaaacctcatgtctgtcttgcatcaccgtcttgtttgttgcttgcgcatctgtctgccgataatctactaccttggacatacccctaggtagactgccgaccatatttcgtcgacacacgcCGTCCGTGAGCGAGCACAccttctctccttcttcctcgccACCAGCCCGCTCGTCCCATTTGGGCTGACCCTGTCCCCTCAATTTCATGGGACGGGGGGTGTCCCGAATCTGCCGACATATTTCTCATAGGGACGGATTCGTCCCTGGCTGCCTCTCATCCAAACAACCCTCATCCCAGGATCATCCCACTTCATCCGAGTTGATCCCCTCAACCAAATAGACGGCAAGGGTCGGGTCGCAGGATGGGCCCGCATGCCAGTGACCCACCAGTCGAACCGCATTCACACGACCCGCCCGGGCCGCTCCGGCCCCGTCCTTCCTCCTCCCGGAGTTGTCGAGTTGAGAATCAATTGCTGCTACTTGCTAGTACGATTTCTTCTCTCCCCAAGCGGCCAAAGCCACCAACCAGTCAACCACAACCAGCGCCTTTTTCATTTCAACCACGCTGCTCGTGCTCGCCTGCTCGCTGCCTGCTTCTCGCGATCGTCTCGGGACTCCAGAGTGCTGGCCGGCTCTCTGCCTGTTCGTGTCGTCGCTGCTCCTTTGCCCGGTACAGTCTCTGCCTTGGTAGTTCAAGCGGCGATGTGGAATCTTAAGGGATTTTCTCTTTACCTGCTCCTTTTTCTAGTAAAAGAGATGGAGCTGGGGGCTTTACTGTAGGAAAAAAAAGGAGGCGCGCCTTTTATATTATGGAGCCCTGAGTTTAAGTTAGTTTGCTTCTGTGGAATTTTTGCAtctccttgtttttttttttctttcgggGGGcattttggtggttttgggcacgGTGCGATGAATCTTGGGGTTTTATTTATGAAACAAAGAGATGGACAGCTCATCGAGGAGTTCTGGGCCTGATTCTCTCCTTCTCCTAGCTGGAGAAATATATTGTCTTGCCTGGTTTCTTTGGTGAGGAACCGCCAAATCGGCCAGTGTTGGTCTTTAAGTGCTTTGATGATTGAAGGGCGCTGTTTCGGTTAATGCTTATCTGCTGGAAATGTTACTGTCGAAGATTCCCTTTTCCCCCCCTTGTTGGAGATTGGATTTGGAACTGTAACTGCCTAGTAGCATATTAAAATTTATATTGCACCAACTGAATTCAACAGAAAGTTTTGCTACATTATGTGCTTCACAGCTTCAGTAGATAATCCAGGTGTATTATGTCATTGTCAAGATTCAGGAAGGTGTACAACTATTTCAGTCAATCGATTTTAGGAACTGGTGCTACTAGTAGAAAATGTCTGAATATTTAGTTCCATTTAGTTCTTTCAGCCAAGTACATTGGTCTAGCATTTTCTTAAATTCATATTTTTGATCCTGTTCCACTGGCCTTTCTTCTCATGTGCCCCTAAGAAGCCCCTTATGGCTGTTTGTTCTCTCTCTTTTTCCATGTTATGATGGACCATATTGTCTAACTTACCTTCATATTTTCCAGTGAGCTTAAAATATACACAGGATGTCGGAACGTTCTGAGAGTGCAACTGAAAAGATTATGAGCAGCATCATGGATACCATTGCTGACAACCTTCCTAAGCAGAAGTCTGGGCGTTTTGATCCAGGTTCAGTCTCTGACAAAGTGAAGAACAAGCTGTTTGGTCGTCAGAAGACCTTGCATGGATTTCTGGGTGGTGGAAAACGTACGTGGTCTGCTTATTGGTATATACTGTATGTTGAAATTTGCTTGGTGGGCGTCACTTATATGTTGTATCTGTGATTGTAGCTGCTGATGTGCTGTTATGGAGGAACAAGAAGATATCATCGAGTGTTCTGGCTCTTGCAACAGCTATTTGGGTTTTCTTTGAGTGGCTTGACTACCACTTTCTGACAATTGTTTCGTTTGCACTTGTTCTTGGAATGGTTATCCAGTTTGTTTGGTCCAACTTCTCAAACATGCTAAGCGGGTATGGAATATGTAAAGCATTTTTTTGCGATATGTAAAGAATTTTTTTGCAAATAATATGTAAAGCATTTGAGCAGTATCTCTGTTGACGCAATAATCTGAAATCCTTTTCTACTTCTAGATCTCCTTCTCAGGTGCCCCGAGTTGAATTGCCTGATGAGTTATTTGTGAATATTGCCGTTGCAATCGGTGCCCAAGTAAACAAGTTCCTGTGCTTCCTTCAGGATGTGTCTTGTGAAAGAAACTTGAAGCATTTTGTAGTGGTAAGTGAGACTTTTCTGGGGTTATCTATCCAAATAGATGGAATATATGATTTACACATTTATGATATTGTTGAATGCCATTTTATAACCATTCCTATTCTGTCTGTCTTAGACAGACATTTTAATTGTGGTGCTATGTTTTCTTTCAGGCGATCGCCGGATTGTGGGCTGCTGCAGTGATTGGAAGTTGGTGCAATTTCCTGACAGTCATATATATCGGTAAGAGGCCTGTAATATCCATTCTTGTCAGCCACAATTTTGCATTTTCGTCAATTGCCACTGAGAAACAATGCCCTGTTCCTATTTAATGAATGCACACATTTCAGCATACGTGGTAGTACTGACAAAGATGTTGGATTACCTGGAACAGGGTTTGTTTGTGTTCACACACTTCCTGTGCTCTATGAGAAGTACGAAGACCAAGTGGATGATTTCCTCTACAGCCTTCTTGGTCTGCTGCGAGATCAGTATCAGAAGCTTGACCAAGGCATCTTGAGCAAGATTCCCAAGGGGAACATGAAGGCTAAGAAGAACGAGTAGTTTAGCCGCTGGTTTTCTCATGAACGAATGGGTTGGTGAACTGATGTTGCGCCCTATTGTGCATGGCAGACTTGCGTCAATTGTTACTTAAGCTGTGTGCCACTCTGAACATGGGTGCTAGTTCATTGCCCACCTGGTTTAAACCTATTAAGCTGCAATGCATGTTGCATCCGCTGTTCAAGTTCTTCCACTCATTTAAGCTGCAATGCATGTGGTCCGCTATTCAAGTTCTTCCGCTCATTTAAATTTCTGAACATGGATGCTAGTTCACTGCTCAAGTAATGAAGTGTGCCCATAATTCATTTCTGAAAACTGGAAGTTGCCGATAGGCTCCTTTCCTCCGTTTCTAAGATTGTGCCATTTCAAGCTCAGTCTGCAAGCACAAGTTCTGGCATATGTATatgactcttttttttttttgaccgaaGTCAGCAGGAGAAACCCGAgcctattttttattttttttattccaTACCTTTTTAATTTGCTCCCACGGGGAGTTAACCCAGACGAGGTGTCGAACCCAGACGAGGTGCTCTAACCACTAGAGAGAGACCCTTTCGCTATGTATATGACTCTTATATTCCTTGTTTCGCAATTCCATTAGCTCGGCAAAGTTTACACTTTGTTTTCACAAAGTTAAAATAAAACCTTGCTCCTGTGACCTTCAAGAACTACATATGACTGTACGTACTGAACTGCCATGGTGTCTGAAAAAGAGAAATACCTGACAGGAATTGTGAATTAAGATGCAATGACAGGTTTGGTTGGCAGAAGACAATAAGCATGAGTGGATTTAATTAATCTCCGGAGAGTTGATCTGCATTTTATTATGAATTCTGAATGCTAAAACAAGTAGTTTAAACTTAGGTGCTATATATGTTGCACGCGTCCGGCATGCAGTAGCAGTCAAAACGATTAGATCATTCAGAAAACCGGAATGCAGGTCACCACGATCCAACCAAACTGCTCTCCAGCCATGCTATAAAACTCGCATTGCTCGCTCATGCGTCTCATCACCAGCCATTTTCACCGGCGAAAGCAAAgaaagccatcaagaagcagccatGGAGCAGAAGCCGTCGTCGTCCCTCCTACTCGTCGGCCTCCTCGCCATCGCCCTGCTCTGCACCGGGCCCGGGCACGCCATGCGCCTTCTGAACGACGCCAACGGCGGCCTGGAGTTCTCCTTCGGCTCCAAGGCGGCGACGGCAGGCGCGGAGACCGAGCCGCTGGACCCGTCCCTGGGCGACGACTACGAGAGCGAGAACGAGATCAGCCACGTGGAGTTCGAGCCGGAGCTCGGCAGCGCGGCGCCGTACCCGtacgccgcggccgcggcgcccGTCCCCTCCCCGACCACCGTCACCGTCGTCCGCGCCGCCGCGGGGCCGGCCACGGAGCCCGTGACTGTGAGGGCCTGGAACAACGCCGCCGGTTCCGCCGCCGGCAGCCGCAGCATGAAGTGGTGGCTGCCGCCGTCGACCATGCCGTCGTTCCCGCTGTTCCCGAACCCCGGCGGCATGCCCGCCATCCCGGGGCTCCCGCTGCCCGGCATGCCGTTCCACCCCATCGGCGGctgggccgcgcccgcgccgcccgcgCCGTCGCAGCCGGCGCCTCCTGCCGCAGAGGCCGCGAGCACGAACGCCAACAACGACCCCAACGCGAGCGGAGGGGGCAACAACTGACCAAAGCTTGCTGCTTGTGTTTTCTGCGACGGTCACCATTCCTTTTTCggtttttatttttattactaCTACTCGTAATCGTGCCTCGCGTGCGATCCCCTCAAATGCTGGGTCTAGAGCGTGATTGATACCATGTGGTTGGAAGCATGAACTCTTAATCGGATGTGTTTGTTGCTCCAAGAGATGCGCCTGCCATGCTTTTACCGCTACAAATATAGGTTCTTTTTAGCATGAATTACGGTGACGTTACAGTAAACATACATACACGGATCTTGTATGTTCCAAAACGGTACACAAGTTAATCACTGATCAATCAAGAATGGAAATTTGCGAAGCTCACAGTCTTAGCAGTGGATTTTTCTTTTGAAACTTCAGCTGTGGATTTTGTGGGAGAGAAACAattctaaaaaaagaaagaaagaaaggcaaaCGGAACGTATTGCATCATATTGGGACCCGACTCTGATAAGGCCCATTTGGCCCGATACGCAATAACAAGCCACCTTCCACTCCGGCCTATTCTGATACGGAGCCCACGAACGAAGCCCAAACTCCCCGCTCCGGCAGATCTCAACCGTCAATGAGGGCATCACGGCTAGGGTTTTCGCTTCCACCCAAGACCCCTGTCTCTATAAATTAGAAGCGAGACGAACCGCCGCCTCCATCCGATCCGTCCCCAACTCGACGTTCCCCTCGCCGCCGCAAGCAGAGACAGAGGGAGCTCGTTCGCGCGCTCCGCCCCCGCCGACGCGATGAGGGCCAAGGTTCGTCTTCCCTCACCTCCGTTGTGATGTTTGTTTCGGTGATGATGCGATGATTATGAAATTGTGTCCTACAGTACGTAGTTTTGCGGAGATAGTAATGTTCTAGGGTTTGGCTGTGGGCTGTGGAATTCGTGCTTGCTAGAGTGTTGGTGACACTATGATGTTCTCTATGATGACCAAACACAGATGACGAGTCCGATCGAATCCATTCCATTAAACCATGGGGACAATCGAGGCATTTGTCTGAGAGAACAGTAATCAGTTGAATTTTTTCGTTTCTGTTGCTGCTCTGTTACAAGTTTTAGATTTTAGATTATTTCTTATTATTTCTGCAAAAACTGGCATAATGAGGAAAAACTAGATTTTTCTGATCTAATTGATGAGAAATACCTCCTACTCATTCTGAATGCCAGTTCACTGCATGTTACAGCTATTCCTTTGCATAGTTCCAACTGTTTATTTGCTGGTTACACAATGAGTTGGTTGTACAAGACAAACTGACATTTCCTTGTTATTTTGTGCTGATTACGAACTATTTTAGTTGATTAGTTCTTGCAAATTCGTTCGTTGTTCAAGAGGCATAGACTTAGTTCATGCGATGATTAACACTCTGTTGCTGGGTGATTGTTACTTGCAAGTTAACTGTTTGGTCTTTAAGATGTTGGGATGTGATGAAGAACCATTGGTCCGTGTTTCTGATCATCAGTGATGAGTAAAACACTCCATATTTCTGATCCCTGACAAATTGCATAGTCTTTAGTTAGGTCTTGTTCAGTTTAATGTTTTTTTCAGATGAGACTTCCTATTAGAATCTAAGCACTTGCTATTGAATGTGGGTGAACTGATTCATCGTGTTTCATTTGATGTGCagtggaagaagaagagaatgaggaggctcaagaggaagcgcCGAAAGATGCGGCAGAGGTCTAAGTAGGCGCATCTTGGGGCTCAGGAAGGGGAGCTTCACCTGCACCATGGCTGCTTTGCTGTAGATGTAGGCTATGTAAACCAtccttggttttggttaattctAGCTCGTTAAGAGTCTGGCCATGTTCTGAGACTGGGTTTATTGTATTGTGAGGAGGATAATCATATGTTGCTTTGTGACTGATGTTAATGCAGTTAAATGAGATTCCTGGCACTCAAATAAGTTTTATGGGATTGATTGTTGATTCCCTTTTCCTCTTGTGCTTTTATCGAATAGTGTTGTAGTGTTTGGTAAAATTTCATTTGATCTTATCTCAGTTTCTGTCTAATTAGTTCCGTCCATCAAACTTGCACTGCGCGTAATTGACCCTACCTCAATTCgccatttcattttttttttgcgtTAAGCATTTTTTTTTTGCGTTGTCAGCATTTGTAATTTTTGAATTTGTGATTTGCGTCATCGAGGTGATTGAAATTGCGTTGTCAGCATTTGTAATTTTTTAAATTGCTAGTTGCGTCTTTGAGGTGATTGAAATGGTTCAGTAGCGGTGGCTCCTGAATTCCATCGGTGAACCAGTGGTGGGCCTTGCACCTGCACCACTCCCTTATGTCCGTCTTTGTTCCTAGCCGTGCCGCCCTGGCCCTGCACTACTGAACTTCTCAATTCCTTAATCCATGGAGGCCATGGCCAGGCCGTGTAGCTCCGTCGTTGCAGCTCCGCCCGTGCCCGAGGCCGTAACGGAACAGCTGCCCACCTTCCTCCATGCGACGGAGAGTTGCTTGCTCGGCCTCGGCGGCCGACGCCGACGTGGTCGACCTCTTCGACGCCGCTAAGCTCACTGTAAGTGACGCCCCACCGCCTGTTCTTAGCCGCTGTGCCTGTGAATATTATATGTTTCCTCACTCGCTCCAGGTGGACAAGTTCGTGAGCAGCGGCATGGTGGTGGGGCTAGGCTCCGGCCCGGCGTCCGCCCTGGCGATCCAGTACCTCGGCACGCGCCTTCGCCGGGGATCTCTCACCGGCATCTCCGCAGTCACCTCGTGAGTCCTGGTTGCTATGGCATCGAATCAGTGAGTGGCATCTATTCTAATCAGCTTCCTGGGATT
It encodes:
- the LOC136477964 gene encoding reticulon-like protein B8: MSERSESATEKIMSSIMDTIADNLPKQKSGRFDPGSVSDKVKNKLFGRQKTLHGFLGGGKPADVLLWRNKKISSSVLALATAIWVFFEWLDYHFLTIVSFALVLGMVIQFVWSNFSNMLSGSPSQVPRVELPDELFVNIAVAIGAQVNKFLCFLQDVSCERNLKHFVVAIAGLWAAAVIGSWCNFLTVIYIGFVCVHTLPVLYEKYEDQVDDFLYSLLGLLRDQYQKLDQGILSKIPKGNMKAKKNE
- the LOC136477972 gene encoding uncharacterized protein, which produces MEQKPSSSLLLVGLLAIALLCTGPGHAMRLLNDANGGLEFSFGSKAATAGAETEPLDPSLGDDYESENEISHVEFEPELGSAAPYPYAAAAAPVPSPTTVTVVRAAAGPATEPVTVRAWNNAAGSAAGSRSMKWWLPPSTMPSFPLFPNPGGMPAIPGLPLPGMPFHPIGGWAAPAPPAPSQPAPPAAEAASTNANNDPNASGGGNN